The window CATAGATTCCCGATAGCAGCGGTTCAATTAAATTCTCAACCACTTCATCTCCTAACCTTCGACGGAAGAATCCTCCCAATGACTGATCATCAACTGCCTGAGAACGAGGAAGAATTAGGTCTGCTGCAGCTCGTAATTTTCCAGGTATCGAAAATAGCCTCGTGGTCATAAAAGGTAGAACTTCAGTTGGAATCCCCATCACGGCTCCACCCGGAATCGTATGCAACTGATCATTTGCCATGATGAAGGTATTGCCGGGGATATTATGAACCAATTTTTCTTGCATTCCTACTTCCGCTGCAAGCCGAACCGCTTTTTCCTTTGTCTCTAAAAAAGAATCCGGGCCTCTTTCAATTAAATACCCATCTTTTTTGAATGTCTGCATTTGGCCACCAAGGCGATGTGACGCTTCTATCAGTTTCACAGTATATGGTAATTGGTTTTCACGCACCTCTTTTTGCAAATAATAAGCGGCTGTTAAACCAGTAATTCCTCCACCAATAATTACAATCTGTTTTTTACTAGCTGACATCTTTCATCGCCTTCTTTTTAATAGAATATCAATTATCAATGGCTATTCGCTTTAACACGACGTCTGCAAGGGCATCGATAAATTCCGGCTGGATATTGGGCATTTCTGGTCGATAATAAGCGGCATCAAGAGCTTCGCATACCACTTTGCATTCATAATCATTGTCATATAAGACCTCAAGATGGTCCGATACAAACCCGACTGGTACATACACAAATGCTTTGTATCCCTTCTCTTCAAATAGTTGCTTTGTTAAATCCTGGACATCCGGCCCCAGCCATGGATCCGGTGTATTTCCTGCACTTTGCCAGCCGATTTCATAATCAGCTACACCGGCCTGCTTTGCAATTAAGTCAGCACTTTCCTGAAGCTGTTCGGGATAAGGGTCACCCAACTTCTTAATTTTTTCCGGCAGACTGTGTGCGGAAACAATGAGGACGGCCTGTTCTCTTTCTTCACTGGACATCCGCTCGAAGGTTTCCTTCACTTTATGAGACCAGTATTGAATAAATTTCGGCTCATCATACCAGCTGTCAATACTGATCATTTTCGGACCGCCGATTTTCTCCGCTTCCTCCTGTGCTCTCCCATTATAGGATTGAATACTGAAGCTTGAAAAATGAGGCGCAAGAACAAGGGTAACGGCTTCCTCTATTCCATCCTCATGCATCTTTTTTACTGCATCTTCAATAAATGGCTCAATATGCTTTAATCCAAGATACAAATGAAACTCGATGGCATCCTGACTGTTATTTAGATGTTCCTCAAGCTTTTTTCCCTGTTCTTGAGTTATTTTTGCTAAAGGAGAAAGACCTCCAATTGCTTCATAACGACTTTTGAGGTCATCGAGCATCTCCGGAGATGGCTTTCTGCCTCTTCTAATATGCGTATAATAACGCTCTATGTCTGATTCCTTGTATGGTGTTCCATAGGCCATTACAAGCAGGCCCATTTTTCTTTTCATTACGTAATCCATCCCTTCAACGCCCTGCTATTTAGACAATTTCTCTGTTGAATACTCGTGAATAAAGGCTGTCAGCTTTTTCAAGGTTTCAGGGTTCACCTGTGGAAATACTCCATGTCCTAGGTTAAAGATATACCCAGGCTTCTCCATTCCTTGATCAAGAATCGCTCTTGCCTTTTCTTCAATAACCGGCCATGGTGCCATTAAAATAGTCGGGTCTAGATTCCCTTGAATGGCCTTGGTAACTCCTAGCCTTCTTGCTTCTTGTATCGGCAAACGCCAGTCCAATCCAACGACATTTAGCGGTAGGTCATTCCATTCAAGCGCTAAATGACTTGCTCCTACTCCAAACATAATAAGAGGTACATTCTCTTCACTTAAAGCGGCGAAAATACGATTCATGACTGGTTTAATATAATAACGATAATCCTCGACATTTAAGGCTCCAACCCACGAGTCAAAAATTTGTATCGCTTTTGCTCCTGCCTTAATTTGTGCTTTTACATATGTAATCGTTACCTCTCCTAGCTTGTCCATCAGCGCAAACCATGCTTTTGGTTCCGCATACATGAAAGCTTTTGTTTTCGTGTAATTTTTCGAAGGACCACCTTCAATCATATAGCTAGCAAGTGTAAATGGTGCACCCGAAAAACCAATTAATGGCACTGATAGCTGTTCCTGGGTTAGAATTTTGATGGTATCCAACACATATGGAACATCCTCTTCAGGATGAATCTCACCGAGCTTCTCAACATCCGCTAAAGAGGTGATGGGATTGGAAATAACCGGACCAATTCCAGACTTGATTTCAACGTCCACACCAATTGCTGGTAGCGGTGTCATAATATCTTTATAAAGTATGGCTGCATCTACCCCATATTGCTCAACAGGCAATCTTGTCACATAAGCACATAGCTCCGGCTGGTGTGTTATTTCAAATAATGAGTACTTTTGTTTAATTTCTCTATACTCCGGCTGAGAACGGCCAGCCTGTCTCATATACCATACGGGTACGTAGTCTGTTTTTTCTCCCCGTGCTGCCCTTAAAAACGTATCATTAATCCTTTTCTCCATTACCATAATCCCCTTTCAAGACATTTCTATTAATTAGTGTAATATACTAAAAGTATAATTACGAATAAGATAAGCACATTTATATGACAATTTCAATCATACCTTTTTCACCTATCCTTGTATAGTTTACCTTGTTTATTTTCGAAAAATTGACGTTTTTCTTAAATGATGCTACCAATAGACACTTTGATTGGACTGAATGAGAACCTTCCCTATCATTAATAGATATACTATAAATAGATAATAATCTTTGGGGGTGATGATATTGAAGCTCTATATAACTAGCGGTACTCAAGCTTATTTGAATAAACTGATTACGGAGCATCCGAATGAGGAACTTGTTTTGATGCAAAATGAAGATCAGTATATTCTTGTCCATCAAACACTTGCGACAACAATTTTTAAAGAACCGCGGAGATATGAAGTAATTGCTGCCTTAGGAAATATCCCTGAAACTGGTTTTGTTATTTTCCATTATATTCCCGTTACAGATGAAGGACGGCCGTTATTTGAATATCATTTCAAAAACCAGGCAATCACTCTAGAGCACGAGCCCAACTTAGCTGCTATCCGTGTCCTGCGTCCGCTAGGCTCTGATACATTCTTGATTATAACGGTCTGGAAACAGAAAACAGCCTATGAAGATTGGAAGCCGGCAAAGGCCTTTGAAGAAGTGTATTCCAAAAAGGACACAGGAAAATGGGGAAGAAAACTACCTAAAATATTTCCACGTCCTTCATATATGAAAAGATATACAATCGCCACTGATGATTAAGACGATATGCTTTTGAAGCAAGAATGAACGAAACATAAGTTTAATTATTTCCTCCATCGGACAGGTTTTTTCTGCTCACCGCTCTTGTTCTACCACATATTCTGTAAAAAGGGTTGAGGTATAAAATTGCCTCCCTTTTACAGATAATCAAGGCGAATAAGCAGGGAGGAACAAATATGGCAATAGAGCTTTCTGCCATCCATTTTTTATATGTACTGTTTATTGTTTTTATCATTGGTTTTATGGTGATGAGAAGAGATACAACACTGATTTGTATTATCGGTATTTTTGCCATTGCCATTATGGCAACTGGATCATTAGCCGGCTCTGTCATCAGCATATTTACAGGTTTTGTCTACGCTATTACTGAGCTGTTGCCTACCATCCTGATTATATCCATTATTGTAGCGATGAGTCGGTCCTTGACCATAACCGGAATCAACGATGTCATGATATCCCCTTTCTCACGTTTCATTCGTACACCGGGATTAGCCTATTGGATTATAGGTCTTTTGATGATGGTTATTTCATTTTTCTTTTGGCCTTCACCGGCAGTAGCTTTAATGGGGGCCGTCTTATTGCCTGTTGCGATTCGAGTCGGACTACCTGCATTAGGTGTTGCGATGGCGATGAACCTATTTGGTCACGGAATTGCTCTTTCAGGTGATTTTGTCATTCAGGCAGCACCAAAGCTGACTGGGGATGCAGCAGGCCTTCCTGTCCAAGAGGTGATTTCTGCCAGCATTCCACTTGTGATTGTCATGGGGGCAGTGACTACCGTTTGTGCCTTTTATTTTCTCAAGAGGGATATTAAATCCGGTAAACTGATAACAACATCACATGAAGTCACAGCTGTCCAGAAAACGTCCCAGCCTTCCCTCCTTTCCAACAATCAAAAACGCTTCTTTGCCCTTCTGATTCCCATTCTTTTTGCCATTGATGTTGCTGTCATGTCACTGCTTGATTTAACAGGCGGTGATGCTACCGCCTTAATCGGGGGAACATCTATCTTTATACTCATTCTCATCACCCTTGTCAGTCATAAATCAAAGGGTCTTGAACAAACAACGGATTATATCATTGAAGGATTTCAATTTGGCTTTAAGGTCTTCGGACCAGTTATTCCGATTGCAGCTTTTTTCTACTTAGGAGATGCCGGCTTTACCACCATTATCGGTGATTATCTACCGAAAGCCTCCAATGGAATTGTCAATGACTTGGGTGTAGCCCTCGCTTCTGCCGTCCCATTAAGCAAAGAGATCGCTGCTATTACATTAACTGCCGTTGGTACTATTACAGGTCTTGATGGCTCCGGTTTTTCCGGCATCTCATTAGCAGGCTCCATTGCCAGTCTTTTCGCAACTGCCATTGGTTCAGGAGCAGCTACGTTAACAGCCCTCGGTCAAATCGCAGCTATATGGGTCGGCGGCGGAACCCTTGTTCCTTGGGCACTTATTCCAGCTGCAGCCATTTGTAATGTAGACCCATTTGAACTTGCCCGCCGCAACCTATTACCAGTTACTATTGGTTTAGTTGTGACAACGATTGTGGCGATGTTTTTAATCTAAAGGTGTCAGGCACCTTGTTTAATTCACCTCAAAAAAGGGTGCCTGACACCACAAAAAGACAAAAGAGGTTAATTTGTCCATTTGCGGTGTCAGGCACCTTATCGCTTGGCGGCTTATCTTTTTGATAATACTCGAAGACGGTAGCAATTTTGCGCGGTTTCACCAAGCTGGTCAAGTAAATTGTAATTTGCAAAGGCACCGACAACGGCCCCAATGCCAGGAACGAGCTGCAGCATTTTGACAAAATCGATATGATCGCGGTATTCCTGTTGGAAATCCTGCCAGTCCATTTCAATCAGCTCGGCTTTTCTCTCATCCCATTCCTCGATGATCTTCATCATTTCAGCTCTTTTCTCAGCACTAGAAAACGCTAGTTGAAAGACCTGAAGCATGAAAATACGCTCTTCATATTCCTTTGTATCAAAGCCATAAATCGTTGCTGCTTCAAATAAAAACTTCATTTTAATAGATAACAACAAAGGAAAATCAGCTAGCCCCAGCAAAATACCGCCGGCTCCAGTTCCTGCTCCTTCAATCACGGCTGTTCTCCGATAAGCTGATAGTTTCTCTGCAAGGAGCTTATCACGCTCTAAGAGTGACTGAGTAGGATCATCACTTTTTCTCGTCATGAGCTGTGAACCGGTTAATGTCATCTTCACAAAGTTTTTTATGGCATCCGTCATAATTTCATGCGCTTTGTCGGGGATTTTTTCATTAATTTTCACCTGAACCTGTTTGGTCAGTCTCTGTACCATTTTGGGCTTCTTCAGCATTTTTTGTTTCCATGCCTGGATTTCTAGATAAGCTTGCTTTTCATACTCATTCACTGTGACCACTCCTTCATATACAATTACGTATGCGTAGGCAGATTGGTTTCACCACTTAAGCTTACATTAATTTTTCATTTTTCGTTTACTATAGAAGTAGACAAAATATAGACTAAAAATGACCCCTGCGACCAATGAAACCAGCGCAAACAAGACATCCCCTTTAATAGTTGCCACTAGCGACAAAAGGATGGACTGTGTCCATAAAACGTTACGGAGAAAATGAAGAAATGCCTTTTCCTTATCCTGCCCATTAATCGGATATAGCTCCAGGAGCGAATGATTCTGATGATGCTTCCATAACGGCAGCAGTTGAAAGCCTGTTAAATAGATAAATAATATAACGAGAATGACTTGACCAATTCCACTGGTTAGGAAGAAAATAACACCTGCTCCAATCAGTGTCAAACGGACAAATAAACCCCAATAATCTCCAGATCGCAAAAACGTCCTCATAAATAAAAAGGTATAGGATTCACTTTGGCGAAATGGAATTCGTACCAAGAGACCGTCAAGCCATTCCCTCCTTTTTATCCGGTTTTTCAGCTTTGGTACGTCTGTAAATAAATTAGCCAAGCGATAAAAGGAAGTCATTCTCCTTTCATCCTGTTCAATTAAAAATTCCCACTTTAACCCTTTATTCCTAGTCTGTTGTCTGTAATAAACATATAAAGCAATATGGATGAGCACACAGACTAGGGTGAGATAAAGTGCAGCATTTGAAAATAACAAATAAAGAAAAACTATGTTTACAAAAAAGCGGACAAGGGAATCAGTCCTATGCACAGCATTTTCACGGTAATACTGAACACACCATCTAATAAGGATGTTTAACCCTTTTACAATTAATATATAAAGTAAGAAGGGAAAAAAGGTCTTAAAATTCCCTTCATTGACCGCAGCATACATTGGCATAAAAACAGCTAAGCCAATAATGACTATATAAAGCTGTCCGATAAAGCTAATTAGCAGTGATTTCCTAAAATAACCAGTCAGCTTTGTTTCGAGCGGCAGAAGAAAGATGCGATCTGCTTCAGACATAAACGTAAATATTGGACTGTATGTTAAGACAAACGCTAGAAAAAGCGCCATAATGATAGCTGACGGAAAAGTATTCGGGATTGTTTTTAGCCATTCCTGATAGTAGTATGCCGCTGTACCAATCAAAAAGACGAATACAATTACAAGATGCCCATTAAATATATAGCGGAGGTAACGGGAAAGTTCTTTACTAGTCCGGCCAAACCGTTCCTTCCACAATAGCTTTTCATCAAACATTATCTTCTTCCTTTGTTAACTGAATATAAAGGTCATCAAGAGTTGCCCCCGGCATAGCAAACTCTTGGCGTAATTGGTCAAGTGTGCCATGCGCACGCACTTGACCTTCATGTAAAATAACAAAGCGATCACAATAGCGTTCAGCGGTAGCTAATATATGCGTGGACATTAAAATACCAGCACCATTTTCTTTCATTTGCTTCATTAAGTCTAATAAGGACTGAATACCGAGCGGGTCAAGACCAACAAAGGGTTCATCCACAATGTATAAAGAGGGCTCCACCAAAAAAGCACACATAATCATCACTTTTTGCTTCATTCCCTTTGAAAAATGGGCTGGGAACCATTTTAGCCTTTTGGCCATTCGAAACTCCTCAAGCAAGCCTTTCACCCGCTCTTGATAGACGGATTCTTCAAGCCCGTATGCCATGGCTGTTAATTTTAAATGCTCATCAAGCGTTAATTCATCATACAGAACAGGAGTTTCAGGAACAAATGTAAACTGCCTTCGATACCCTTCACGATTCTCATCAAATGTAGTTCCATTAATGGTAATCTCACCCTGATGCGGCTCCATCAAACCAATAATATGTTTAATCGTTGTGCTTTTTCCGGCACCATTCAGTCCAATTAAACCGACTAACTCTCCTTTATTTACTGAAAAGGACACATCCTTTAACACTGGATTCCTTGTGTAACCGCCTGTTATATTTTTAATTTCTAACAAAGACATCTAAAACGTCCTTCCTTTACTATGATTGAAGCATGCTAATACTCTACGCTTCCCTATCTATATATTGTAAGAAATCGGTTAATACCTTGTCCAGTTTAGACAAGTTTACTTAAGAATGCAGCCTCGATAATTTCTTTAGGCAAATTTCAGCTGATGTGTATATAAATTTTCATGTACGGACATTCTAATCTATGTAGGGGAAAGCAATTGATGATTTAACTCATCAACTAATTGAAATGAGGTGTCTGTCAAAGACAATGTCATTCAATAACACCCATATGCAAGAAAACGTTCCTATAAGGGGATGGTTGTAATGCAAATGTTGTATGAAAACCAAGTTGATCTTTTACACCGATAATTTCAAACCTTTGAAAATGAGGTGTTTATCAAAGACCATGTAACCGACATTTTATATGTTTGAAAAAACACATAAAAAATTGGGGATGGTTAGCTTGAACAAAGATCAGTTTTCTAAATAAACACAAGCATTTACCTAATAAATGAGGTGTTTACGGCAGAAAAGTACCTGTAATAGAACGTTGTATATGATCATTGATGATTAAATCTTCAACAAATTGAAATGAGGTGTCTGTCAAAGACAATGTCATTCAATAATACCCATATGCAACTAAACGTTCTTATAAGGGGATGGTTGTAATGCACAAGTTGTATGAAAACCAAAATGATTCTTTGCACCAATCATTTCAAGATATTTGAAAATGAGGTGTTTATCAAAGACCATGTAACCGACATTTTATATGTTTGAAAGAACTATAAAAAATAGGGGATGGTTAGCTTGAACAAAGAATCAGTTTCTAAATAAACACAGACATTTACCAAATAAATGAGGTGTTTACGGCAGAAAAGTACCTGTAATAGAACGTTGTATATGATATTTCCCCTGCATCAGGGCGGGATTCCTTGCGAATCCTGCCCTTTTCTTTTGTATCATTCCAGCTCCGTGGCGTTCCTCTTTGTGCCACTTCTATGTTACAATATTAGGAAATCCACTATTAATGAAAGGGTTGAAAAAAATGAGCGATTGTATTTTCTGTAAAATTGTTAATGGCGAAATCCCATCTGCAAAAGTGTTTGAAAATGAACACGTTGTGGCCTTTCTAGACATTAGTCAGGTGACAAAAGGACATACATTAATTATCCCTAAAGTACATAAAGAAAATTTATTTGAATTAACACCTGAAATAGCTAAGAATATTTTTGAAGTGGCACCCCAAATAGCGAATGCATTAAAAACTGCCTATAATCCAATTGGTTTAAATGCTGTAAATAACAACGGTGAAAAGGCTGGTCAATCTGTGTTCCATTTTCACCTTCACCTAATTCCACGCTATGGTGAAGGTGACGGATTTGGAGCTGTTTGGAAAAACAATCAAAGTGATTACAGTTCATTTGATTTACAACAAATGGCTGAGAATATCAGCAGTCACTTATAAAAAATTCTCCTTTAGGAGAATTTTTTTTACTCTTCTTTCTCATAATTTGAAAACAGTTTTTGTACATTTCGACAATTTCTGATAATATTAAATAAAAATAATTCTTTTACTGTATGTATTCGTGAAAGTACGAACAATGCACAGTACAGAACACATAGGGGGAATTCCTTGATGAGCCGCGCACTGAATTTTAATGCTGGTCCAGCCGCCCTTCCTGAATGGGCACTGAAAGAAGCTCAAAATGAGTTATTGAATTTTAGAAATACTGGCATGTCTGTAATGGAACTTAGCCATAGAAGTAAGGATTATGAAGCTGTTCATAACGAAGCTCAAAGCTTATTACGCTCTTTACTTTCTATTCCTGACCAGTATGAGATTCTGTTATTACAAGGTGGAGCAAGCCTTCAATTTTCAATGATACCAATGAACCTTCTTCAAGAAGGACAGACAGCCTATTATGCAATGACAGGCTCTTGGTCTGAAAAAGCCTTAAAAGAAGCTGCTAAGGTTGGTAAAACGGAAATTGCCGTTTCAAGTAAAGAGAATCAATATAAAAACATCCCGGTCCTTGACCCATCCTCTATTCCAAACGATGCTGCTTACGTACACATTACAAGCAACAACACCATTTACGGCACTCAATGGAAGAAATTCCCAACTGGATTAAAAGCTCCGCTTATAGCAGATATGTCCAGTGATATTTTATGCAAGCCATTAAATATCGAACAATTTGATATGATCTATGCTGGAGCACAGAAAAATCTAGGACCATCTGGTGTTACAGTCGTAATCATGAAGAAAGAACTGCTAGAGCGTTCAAGTGATAATTTGCCAACGATGCTAAACTATAACACACATGCGAAAAATAATTCATTATATAATACACCGCCAACCTTTGGTATTTACTTATTATCATTAGTCCTTAAATGGGTAACAGATCAAGGCGGTCTTGAGGCTATCGAGAAAATGAACGAACAAAAGGCTGCCCTTCTTTACAATGAAATTGATAACAGCAATGGCTTTTATAATGGTCATGCAGTGTCTGACAGCCGCTCTACCATGAACGTTACCTTTACATTAAACTCTGAGGAAGCAACAAAGAGCTTCTTAGCGCAGGCAAAGGAAGCGGGCTTTGTCGGACTTAATGGACACCGTTCTGTCGGTGGTTGCCGAGCATCCATCTATAATGCGGTTCCATATGAAAATGTTGAAAAGCTTGCTCAATTTATGAGTGACTTCAGAAAAAATTATTAATAGAATATTGTAATTTTGACAACAATGGAATATATTATGCTATACTTATAGCAACTTTTCGCTGCAGGCAACGAGTGCACTGCAGGAGAAGAATAATTATTAGCTTAGTTCAGAAGAGGAGAGATTAGAAATGAATACGAAAAACCTGGTTGCTTTAGCCCTGCTAGTAGGAATGGGTACTGTATTGCATACTGTTGTTCCTGGATTTTTTCTTGGCATGAAGCCGGATATGATGTTAACGATGATGTTTTTGGGAATTATTTTATTCCCAGACAAGAAGAGCGTTTTGCTTCTTGGTCTTGCCACTGGGATTATTTCAGGAATCACTACTACTTTCCCTGGAGGCTTATTCCCAAATATTATTGATAAGTTTGTTACATCATTAGTGTTCTTTGCTTTAATCCTTGCGTTCAACAAATACAGTAAATCGATTATTTCTGTCGCCGTGCTAACAGCTATTGGTACTGTCATTTCAGGGGTTGTCTTTTTAGGGTCTGCCTATCTGATTATTGGTCTTCCCGGACCATTTGCAGCCTTATTTGCTACAGTTGTTTTACCTGCTGCAGCAGTGAATACAATTGTTATGATTGTCTTGTATCCAGTGGCTGCATCGATTCTTAAACGGACAAAAATAACCAACCAGCAAACGATTAGTCAGTAAGAATATTCAAACCCGTCAAGCGACGGGTTTTTTTCTGCTCTGGCGTTTAAGTAGTCAGGCTCATCACAAATCCAATAATGAGAAAGAAGACACCTCCAACAGCCATAGCAGCGGAACGTCTTTTTAAGACAAACTTCGGCGGATACACACCCGGCTTTTTAATCGATATAAAAAAATGAAGGCTTGCAGAAAAAAAAAGAATACTTAAAGTAAAAAATACCGTCATCATATGTTTGCGGTTGCACCCCTTTGATCAGACAAGGCTTTACTAAACAATGTATGCTTGTTACATTAAAGCTATAACGAAAATAATGCTATACTTTTGAAAGGTTATATCACCATAGTTCATACGAAACCAGTAAAAATAGGATTATTTTGT of the Bacillus tuaregi genome contains:
- the hemH gene encoding ferrochelatase; this translates as MKRKMGLLVMAYGTPYKESDIERYYTHIRRGRKPSPEMLDDLKSRYEAIGGLSPLAKITQEQGKKLEEHLNNSQDAIEFHLYLGLKHIEPFIEDAVKKMHEDGIEEAVTLVLAPHFSSFSIQSYNGRAQEEAEKIGGPKMISIDSWYDEPKFIQYWSHKVKETFERMSSEEREQAVLIVSAHSLPEKIKKLGDPYPEQLQESADLIAKQAGVADYEIGWQSAGNTPDPWLGPDVQDLTKQLFEEKGYKAFVYVPVGFVSDHLEVLYDNDYECKVVCEALDAAYYRPEMPNIQPEFIDALADVVLKRIAIDN
- the hemE gene encoding uroporphyrinogen decarboxylase, with translation MEKRINDTFLRAARGEKTDYVPVWYMRQAGRSQPEYREIKQKYSLFEITHQPELCAYVTRLPVEQYGVDAAILYKDIMTPLPAIGVDVEIKSGIGPVISNPITSLADVEKLGEIHPEEDVPYVLDTIKILTQEQLSVPLIGFSGAPFTLASYMIEGGPSKNYTKTKAFMYAEPKAWFALMDKLGEVTITYVKAQIKAGAKAIQIFDSWVGALNVEDYRYYIKPVMNRIFAALSEENVPLIMFGVGASHLALEWNDLPLNVVGLDWRLPIQEARRLGVTKAIQGNLDPTILMAPWPVIEEKARAILDQGMEKPGYIFNLGHGVFPQVNPETLKKLTAFIHEYSTEKLSK
- a CDS encoding antibiotic biosynthesis monooxygenase family protein, producing the protein MKLYITSGTQAYLNKLITEHPNEELVLMQNEDQYILVHQTLATTIFKEPRRYEVIAALGNIPETGFVIFHYIPVTDEGRPLFEYHFKNQAITLEHEPNLAAIRVLRPLGSDTFLIITVWKQKTAYEDWKPAKAFEEVYSKKDTGKWGRKLPKIFPRPSYMKRYTIATDD
- a CDS encoding EcsC family protein codes for the protein MNEYEKQAYLEIQAWKQKMLKKPKMVQRLTKQVQVKINEKIPDKAHEIMTDAIKNFVKMTLTGSQLMTRKSDDPTQSLLERDKLLAEKLSAYRRTAVIEGAGTGAGGILLGLADFPLLLSIKMKFLFEAATIYGFDTKEYEERIFMLQVFQLAFSSAEKRAEMMKIIEEWDERKAELIEMDWQDFQQEYRDHIDFVKMLQLVPGIGAVVGAFANYNLLDQLGETAQNCYRLRVLSKR
- a CDS encoding ABC transporter permease; this translates as MFDEKLLWKERFGRTSKELSRYLRYIFNGHLVIVFVFLIGTAAYYYQEWLKTIPNTFPSAIIMALFLAFVLTYSPIFTFMSEADRIFLLPLETKLTGYFRKSLLISFIGQLYIVIIGLAVFMPMYAAVNEGNFKTFFPFLLYILIVKGLNILIRWCVQYYRENAVHRTDSLVRFFVNIVFLYLLFSNAALYLTLVCVLIHIALYVYYRQQTRNKGLKWEFLIEQDERRMTSFYRLANLFTDVPKLKNRIKRREWLDGLLVRIPFRQSESYTFLFMRTFLRSGDYWGLFVRLTLIGAGVIFFLTSGIGQVILVILFIYLTGFQLLPLWKHHQNHSLLELYPINGQDKEKAFLHFLRNVLWTQSILLSLVATIKGDVLFALVSLVAGVIFSLYFVYFYSKRKMKN
- a CDS encoding ABC transporter ATP-binding protein; translation: MSLLEIKNITGGYTRNPVLKDVSFSVNKGELVGLIGLNGAGKSTTIKHIIGLMEPHQGEITINGTTFDENREGYRRQFTFVPETPVLYDELTLDEHLKLTAMAYGLEESVYQERVKGLLEEFRMAKRLKWFPAHFSKGMKQKVMIMCAFLVEPSLYIVDEPFVGLDPLGIQSLLDLMKQMKENGAGILMSTHILATAERYCDRFVILHEGQVRAHGTLDQLRQEFAMPGATLDDLYIQLTKEEDNV
- a CDS encoding HIT family protein; this translates as MSDCIFCKIVNGEIPSAKVFENEHVVAFLDISQVTKGHTLIIPKVHKENLFELTPEIAKNIFEVAPQIANALKTAYNPIGLNAVNNNGEKAGQSVFHFHLHLIPRYGEGDGFGAVWKNNQSDYSSFDLQQMAENISSHL
- the serC gene encoding 3-phosphoserine/phosphohydroxythreonine transaminase — its product is MSRALNFNAGPAALPEWALKEAQNELLNFRNTGMSVMELSHRSKDYEAVHNEAQSLLRSLLSIPDQYEILLLQGGASLQFSMIPMNLLQEGQTAYYAMTGSWSEKALKEAAKVGKTEIAVSSKENQYKNIPVLDPSSIPNDAAYVHITSNNTIYGTQWKKFPTGLKAPLIADMSSDILCKPLNIEQFDMIYAGAQKNLGPSGVTVVIMKKELLERSSDNLPTMLNYNTHAKNNSLYNTPPTFGIYLLSLVLKWVTDQGGLEAIEKMNEQKAALLYNEIDNSNGFYNGHAVSDSRSTMNVTFTLNSEEATKSFLAQAKEAGFVGLNGHRSVGGCRASIYNAVPYENVEKLAQFMSDFRKNY
- a CDS encoding tryptophan transporter is translated as MNTKNLVALALLVGMGTVLHTVVPGFFLGMKPDMMLTMMFLGIILFPDKKSVLLLGLATGIISGITTTFPGGLFPNIIDKFVTSLVFFALILAFNKYSKSIISVAVLTAIGTVISGVVFLGSAYLIIGLPGPFAALFATVVLPAAAVNTIVMIVLYPVAASILKRTKITNQQTISQ